From Sporocytophaga myxococcoides, one genomic window encodes:
- a CDS encoding TetR/AcrR family transcriptional regulator, giving the protein MDKQQILETYKVYLLENGKIPTSVYSFCKLLNISESEFYGYYNSLEAIERDFWLQVFESSLTQLEQDPIYQNYSAREKLLAFYFVWIQKMRENRSYVLLKKDNLKLYEIASNNVLDDFKNAFYKYVDTLIKQGVETREVKERKYISDKYKHGFWLQALFVLNYWVEDTSNNFEKTDAAIEKAVDLSFRLIGEHTMDSLIDFGKFLLTKK; this is encoded by the coding sequence ATGGACAAACAACAAATTTTGGAGACTTATAAAGTCTATCTTCTAGAAAATGGTAAAATTCCAACATCTGTATACTCTTTTTGTAAGTTATTAAATATATCAGAATCAGAGTTTTATGGGTATTATAATTCCCTTGAGGCAATCGAGCGTGATTTCTGGCTCCAGGTATTTGAGTCTTCTCTCACTCAATTAGAGCAGGATCCTATTTATCAAAACTATTCTGCCCGCGAAAAACTGCTGGCCTTCTATTTCGTGTGGATTCAGAAAATGAGAGAAAACAGAAGTTATGTGCTCCTGAAAAAAGACAATCTGAAGCTCTATGAAATTGCTAGCAATAATGTTCTTGACGATTTCAAAAATGCCTTTTATAAATACGTCGATACACTGATTAAACAAGGAGTGGAAACAAGGGAGGTAAAAGAACGCAAGTATATTTCCGATAAATATAAGCACGGCTTCTGGCTTCAGGCTTTATTTGTACTGAATTACTGGGTTGAAGATACCAGCAACAATTTTGAAAAGACTGATGCTGCTATTGAAAAAGCTGTAGATTTGAGTTTTAGGCTTATTGGAGAACATACAATGGACAGCCTTATCGACTTCGGGAAATTTTTACTGACCAAAAAGTAA